One Thamnophis elegans isolate rThaEle1 chromosome 2, rThaEle1.pri, whole genome shotgun sequence genomic window, GACAGCTGTTAGGTATGTTTCCTGGATTCAACACCTTATATGTTTACACAGACATTGTAGAGCTCCAGATAGTAGGTGACTTCTATGTGCCGTTACTACGCTGTGTACCTGTGCAGGGGCAAGACAATGATTTCATAACTGTGACCTATGACCGTCCACATTATGTGCCAGTCAGCAAACATCACATCGATACCGTTACTATAGAAATCAAAACCGACCAGGACAAAAACGTGCATTTTTATCACGGTAAGGTGATTGTCAAGCTTCATTTCAGGCCTCAGAAAAGTGAAGGATGGTCGTGATAAAGAAGTGCGGGAGCCCTCAAGCCTATGTAGACTACTACCGGGCACAGGCGGGAAATGGCCTACCGGGTTTTCGAGGAGCCCCTGTTATGTATGGTACCGGTATAGGGGGCCTGTTCCGGGGACTTTTTCGAAAAGCGATGCCTTTACTGAGGAGAGGCCTAGAAATCATTAAACCTCACATGAAAGCGGCTGCTAATAACATTGTCAGAGATGTGTCAGGACGGCTTGTATCACGTGTTGTAGGGGCGGGGCAGGAGGGGTCTGGTATGGCTGTAATCAGGAAGAAACGTTCTGTTGGACCACCTATGCCTCCTCCTAAAAAGAGGAAGGTTGCGAAAAAGCCACGCCATACAAAGAGGAAACGTTCACAAGGAAGGAAGCGCAGTGACAAACAGAACatcttctaatataaaatggcgTTTATCCACGAGGCTTCAGAGGAATGCATCAAATCAGAGCTAGATCTTTTTCAACTGGCACCTACGCAAACAAGCATTGAAAACTGCACGTACATCGAGATCCCCCCTTTATCAGCGCTGACACCGAATGCACCCTTGGAATTTTTTATAACCGGACACGGCGAGCATTACACGGATTTAAACAATACTCTGCTGTATGTGAGCTGCAAAATTGTAAAGGCTGATGGCACGGATATCGACGATGGTGCAAGAGTCAGCCTTGTCAATTACCCCATAGCATCATTGTTCAATCAGGTGGATGTCACATTAGGGGATCGCGTGATTACACAGAGTCACCATTGCTACGCCTACAGAGCAATTATTGAACTTGTTCTGAATTATGGTGGAGATGCCCTGAGCACCCAATTTTCAGCGGGTGGTTTTTACAAGGATGATGCAACACTCATGGAGAACACACTGTTGACCGCTGCTGGTAACTCCGGTTTCAGAGCGAGAGCTAGACATACAGCCGGAAGTCGTAAATGGGATCTGCTAGGACCATTGCATAGTGATCTATTTTTTCAAGACAGGCTATTGATTAACGGTGTGGATGTGAGCATTAAACTCTCAAGAAGTAAAAACGAGTTCTGCCTGATGAGAGATGGTAATGAAAATTACAAAGTACAGATCCTGGGCGCATCTCTCTTTGTAAAACGTGTAAAAGTATCCCCTGGTGTACGGTTGGGCCATGCGGAGGCGCTGCTTACCTCTAACGCCAAATACCCTATTGATCGTGTAGGCATGAAGGTTTACAGCATTCCTGCAGGCAGTCTTGTGTGTAATCAGGAAAACCTATTTCTAGGACAGTTACCTAAACAGTTAGTGATCGGCTTCGTGGACAACGCTGCATTTAGTGGTAATTATGAAAGAAACCCTTTCAATTTTCAGCACTATAATGTCAACTTTTGCGCCCTGTATTGTGACGGTGAACAAATTCCTGCAAAACCCCTTCAACCCGATTATGAACATAACCTTTTTGTGAGAGAATATATGCAATTGTTACAGACTTCCGGTAAATCCATGAAAGACCGTTCTGTGCTGATTAACCGTGAGGAGTTTAACAATGGTTATACATTATATTGTTTTGATTTGAACCCTGATCAAGGTTGCTCAGAGCACTATTCCCTGATCAAGAATGGCAACCTGAGGGCGGAAATTAGATTTGCTGTGCCCCTCCCCAATACCGTCAACATGATACTCTATGCAATCTTTGAAAATCTTATTGAAATAAGCCACACACGCAACGTCCTATATGATTACATGTAAGAAATGGACACTATACAGATACTACGGGTGTTGTCTGGAAATGCTCTCTTTCTAGGCGTATACCCCAGCGATTTGTTACCCAAGAGAAAAATCTCAAAGAGGCCTTTCGGGCTAATTGTGAACACGCATCCAAGAACTTTACCGGGGCAGCACTGGCTCGCATTCTACTTTCCGACTCACAGTTATGGCGAATTTTTTGACTCCTACGGAAGATCACCAGACAGctctgacttccccgttgacaTCGTGAGGTTTTTAGAACTGCAAGCTAAGACATACACATACCATACTCTTCAACTGCAGAACCCCCTGGCAATAACCTGTGGACAGCATTGTTTGTTTTATCTAATTAAGCGCATGAGAGGATTACCTTATGAAGATATTTTGAAGCTATACTCTGAAAAAGATGACAAAAACGATCAAATGGTGAAGCAGTTTGTAGTAAATATGAAGACTGGAAGAACCAGCACGTGTAACCAATACCGTTGTCTGCAGACATGTATGGCACattataaaataaacacaaaacattAAACGTATTGCTTGTTTTACAGTGTTTTATTTATTCACAAATGGAGCCAGTCACCAAAATTTAGAACATTTTTAGGAGCTGACACAGAGCCTACAGTAGGATCAGCCATAGCAGAGGGTGATTTTGTAGAACTTACAAGCTTAATGGGCCCTGTCTCTTTCAGCTTTTCAAGCTGCTCTTTAACAACATTAGAACCTAGCAAGCCCGTTGGAACATTCATCTCTGCCATAGCCGACAGAAACTCGTTCCAGCCCTTAGGGTAATATTTTGCAGTACGCGAGCGTTGTTGAGAAACCCCTTTGACCAGGTCTGCTATGTTAGTGCCAGGAACCTTAGTACCCCTATATAAAATGGTTCCATAATCATCCCATCCCAAAATGTCTTGAtgctgtttcattttgttcaacaAAAGAGAGGCATTTTTCTTGTAACGCGTGCTCACTCCCTCTAATATCTCCTGCGTTGTTGGATCCGTGGTGGAGAGTGGTGGTGCAGGGGCCGGCACAGCAGTGTCTTGTTTAAATGTTTCTGGAGCTTGAATAAATTTCAGAATGTCTTTCTCAGAGTCATTTTGTCTGGTCAGCCTTAGAAATCTCTGCAACACGTTGTTGTACAGTTTTATCTTGTCGTCTTCACTTATATCTGTTTTCTGAAGAATGGTCCTCATATCATCATCCAATCGGCTAACGGTAGTAGTGCCTATTGTAGGTGCCCGTCCATGTAACTGCTCCATCTGATGCTTTGGCaccaaatacattttttctgCATATTCCATGTTTACTGGCCTAATAGACTAGTCAGCAATGGTATAGCAGCACCCAATAACGGAGCTATAAAACCACCTGACTGAAGAATaacctgtttcttctttttcagcgAGATCTTTTTATCACTCAGCTTTTTAATacagtctttctttctctttaaattttGATATTGTGAAGGCTTCAGAGGCAGGTTACCTTTTAAAGTGTTCAGAGCTATTTCAGCAATGGCCCCCACCAGGTCATTATTAGCATTGCATAAGATGGCCTTTCTCTGCTTTGGGCCGGCCTTTACTAAGATTTTTAGAACCCCCCAATTTCTGCGCACCCTCTCAGACATCCTGGATGAATTGGGGGCTCTCCAATTACAGCAGTTACTTTTTACCCTTCTTTTTGATAGTATAAACTACCGGCCAATCAGGCGGGTAGATCCCAGTTCTCAGCCTAAAGTTTTCTGGAGTGGTGGCAGATAGATCAACTAAAAGATACCCATGGGGTTTGCTAGTTGCATCTTGGAACACTTCTAAAAAGAACCTCGTGCTGGAGGGATACATTTGACGTGCCAATGTGACCACTTGCATCTGGTCACGGGGGCATCGGAATAGCACCAAATATTTTGCATTTAGAGTTATTGTTCTCATTTTCTTACCCTGAAAAAACAGGTTTTGAAGTATGAGAATAATGCTAAGATTTTTGTGATGAACGTACTGTGTGAAGGCCTTCTCTATTTGCTCACTTTCACCAGCAGAAGCCATGAGATCATCTACCACTGCTAAATTGGTTTGATTTGGTGGAAACAACTCAGCATCTTCAAAAGAGTCAGGAAGCCCCTCCACAAATTTAATATTGGGAAATTTATTAAGCAATTCTTTGTACAGAGGTTGCCAACAGTTATAAAACCATATAATATTTTGAGGCATTTCAGATAATACATGTTCACCATGTTCTaacatttgttttataaaatacGATTTTCCTGAATTGGAAGGTCCACTTATAATACATGAGAAAGGATGTACAAATTGTGCACTGTTTTTCATCATACTTAATAACCGTAAGGCAGCGTACAATAATCCTCTCTATTGAGCACCCTTTTATTATAGTTAACTTTTAGAGTTTTCCTGAGCACCCGTGTTTCCAATGCCCACTGTTTCTTAATCCTAACAATTCCAGGCTGCTGTACCcgaatctctttcttttcctcaccCCCTGTTAGGCAATAATCATCAATCAGCTCTTTCAgagtttcaaaattaatttttacaCAGTTGGCACTATTTAATGTCAACCCCTTCACCTTTAACACAGTTGCACCGTTTGACAAAGCATACCCGTAGGTCTTTGGCCCAACTGCTGCAAACTCCGTGATTGAAGTGTTTGGGGGAATCTCACTTGTCAACTGTCCTAAATAATCCCCTAGCGAAGGTGACCACGCCCCCTCTCTGCTAATAAAAATGACAGAATCGGTGTCGTGATAGAGACATCTGTCCCCCAAGCGATCCAATAACGTGTATAATTCTAGCCGTGCATAAGCAGTTGTAAAACTGGCAATGAACACATTTGTACACGTTGACTTAGTAGGTTGGTTTTTGGCGGTTTTCCACGTTACAACGGCTGCTTCATCATCCAAAAATTCGCAGGAGGACACTTCGTAATAGGGAACAAAAAGATATTGAAATAATTCTTCAGGTTCTGTCACCACAGATGTTGTCATATGATTGGTACTCTGGCCAAATTTACCCCACAATGAGTTTAAAAACAGTTTAGCAATCTGTCTTTTAGCAGGATTGACTTCAATATGTTCCCTGCGTAAAAGGacaccttccttcttttcataatcCCGAACATACCGCTCTTTATCTTCCTCTGTTCTGCACCAATCGGGATACCCGCTAGCCTCCTGTTTTTGACGGAGATGCATGTTAATATAACCTGAAAACAAGTTTTTTGACTTCCTTTCAAAATGCCAAACTTCGTAGATCTCTGCAATTCTGTAGCCTTTCTCTAGAGCCACATTCAATTCTACAGTACACCATGTGCCGGTTAGGGCTCTTTCCTCATCGTTATGGAGGCATTCTGTGACTTGTTGATTTTCCGTACAAGTTGCACACAGACTAAACATTAATTTTCCGCCTGCCTTATGCGGCAGTACAGGAAAGTATAGGCCTCTCGGAGTGTACACTTTAACTTTTGCAAGTCCAAAATACTGTTTTATATCCCCAAAGTTTTGGTAGATTATTTCAGGGTGACCTATCGGATACATCTTGTTCTTGTTCACAAAGGGGTACAAGCTTGTAAAATCATAATACAAGATTTGTTCTCCCTGTTTTGGTTTATAGTACAGGCATGTGGCGTTTGTTctacccccaaaaaaggcatctcTGGGATTCAAGGGTGTTGGGATTTTACTATCTGTTAGAAATTGTTTCAATCCCGCATCTCTCTTCATCAGGCCGCTCCATTCATGTTCCCAGATGTTTCGTACTACAAAACCTAAACTATGTAGGTAATCTTCTTTAGCCATAGTGCGAGCATGCAACATGCCATAGGTTGAATCAAGCAGACTATTGAAGTCCTGGGGCTTGTAGCATATAGGGCATCCATGAAAAAAACAACCATAAAATTCAAACGCTGTGGGTATCCCGTTTATGACGGCAAAACCATCCAAAAAATAGATACCTACTTGCTTTTCACCACCTTGCAGTGCATGTTGGATGTTGATCCCTTCTGTATGCTCTATATACATCAACCACTGTATAGAGCAAGCAGAAAAGCTTTTCTTGCTTTTCTGGTAATTGTCCAAAGGCGCCAGTGCGATTGTGTTCTTCTTTAAAAACATGAATCGGTACTGTGCCATACAAATTGAAGCTAATGTCACATACTGGAAAGGATCAATGCagtgaatctctctctcttcaagaatatctccccccctccctgtgaAACATTCTCTACTTGTCATTTCCATAACTTGTTCTCTAAACTTATTGCAGGCCCTCCGTAATATTTTTACATCCTCTTTGCAATAGTATGCAAGCTCTTTTTTGAGGTTAAATGCTGTATCTTTATTAGCCGCATACCATTTCTCAAAGTCCTCTCTCTCACCAGGCATCATGGTATCAGGACTATAATACCTGGCTTCTGGCAAAGTTCCAACATACTCTTGATTCTCTGTAGTGTTGAACAAATGAGGGAAATAACCCTTGGAGCCTTGAAAACCCATAGCTTTTGGCATTTTACTAAGCTTCATTGGTAAAAAAGAAAGGCTGTCAATAAAACGTATGTGAAACATAGGTAGGGTTATGCATAACAGTTTGCCTCCTTGAGTTAAGAGTTTTACCTTCACCTTTTCACGAATCAACTGCCTGAGGATTAGGTAACCATCATAACTCTTGGAGTTGTGGGCTATGAATGTGGAACCCTTAAACTTAGGCTGCACAAACGTTTTCACAAATTCCTCCAGACATTTAACTCCGGACCATTCCCACTTTCTAACCTCTTGACCATCCAGCATGTCCATAGCATACACATAATTTGGTATGTGTGTTCCTGTTTCTTGACAACATTCAAAATCATACACAATGTAACTGGCACCGATATTTGGTTTGTAAAGCCTTTTCAGAAAACATAAGTGACCTACCAAGTTATCTACTACAGCATCACACTGCCCGCACGTTACCTTCTTACATTCGGTGTGTGGGGCCGGCACATAGATACCACACCTAGAACAAAACACATTAGCTTCACAACTAATTTTTCCTTCCGAAGCCAGCCTTTCATGCATTTCAAGACATGACTTAGATCTGCAAAGCGTTTTGCACGTTTGGCACTTCACACTCCTTCCTGGCAATTTGCGGCATTCTGAGCCTGTGCAGGCTCGACAAAAATATTGACAATCATGCTTAAATTTATGGTGATATGCTGTGTGGCACATCTTGCAGAAGTAACGAGCACCCATGAAGCCTTTTATGTTTTTTACACCGTAGTAATGACTGTCGTGTAACAGCATAAACTCTACTCTTACTTCCAGGGACCCTCCTGTTACAAAAAATCTCCAACCCCCTTCATGGTAAAACACGATCTTTATAGTTATACCGAAGTAGTCCTCAAATAAGTGTATCTGTGAAAAGTCAATTCTGTGATCTGTAGGAATACCCAGGGTTTTATGTAGGGCCACAGCTCTGGTAATAATTTCTTGTTTAGTAGACGTCCCGTTATCTAACAATGTCAGCAGGCTGCCTGCAAAACACAGAAACATCCCCTCCACATTGAAATCAATCAGGTGCTGTTTTTTCTTCTCCAATACCTTACTGAATAGAACTGTTCCTAATTTCCTAAGACCTCCACCCTCCCGGTTCTTCACAATAGTGACTGTAAATTCCAAAGAATTCCTCCACAAGAGTTCAACGTTGCTCTGTAATAAATTCTCTACATAACTAAGGAACTGATCAGCATTTAAATCCTCCAGATGCCTCCTAACACTAAATAAGGGCCTCCCTAATTCCTCAGCATCCATCCGCAATTGTATAAAATCATTGGGCCTTATCTCCCTGGAAATACGGTTCAAAAGGCCCTGTATCTCATTATGAATAATATCTATAGCTTGCGTGAATGATTGAACATATTCCATATTTACAAATCTATAACGCTCATAGTATTCTGTCGCCGTGAAATTCTCAAAGTTTCTATGCCATGCTTGCATTCTTTCGAGGAACACCTCTGGGATTTCTGTTGCACTTAGCGTGGCTGAGTCTTCCAATGCCTCCCCCTCATCTGCTGATTGGGTTCCTGACATAACATCCTCTTCACTGGTATTGTCACTGTCTGTTACCGTCCTCTGAGGGATGTCAGCCCACATTCTTGACTTTTTACAAACAGgctctacataaataaataaaaaaaagacattttgagAATCTTTTACTGTTTAATAACTTCAAATATCCCTATTTACTAATACTTTTTGCATTTAAATTAACCTTGTATTCCACGAGATGTTGATGGTTGGGGTTCATTTTCCATCCCTTGTAAATCCTGTGCAGGGCTTGACGGGTGCTGCTGTGGTGCAATACTCTGTCGATCGCTTTGTGGCCTTGGAAAATCAGCAGAGAACTGTTCGCTGTCACTATCTGTAGATTCGTAATTAGCAGTTAGGTTAGGTTTCTTACTTATTATAGTGCAAAGAATATattaaaacagcctggaaatataTATAAGTACTGCTTTTTCTAATGCATGTATCTACATAACAGATCCTACCTTGCATATCCATTTCTTGTGAGCCTTGTGTTATGTCCTGCCCCTGTGTTGTTCTTGCTTGTGGACCACCTCCCGATTGTACAGGGGTGGCACTGATGTTTGGAAACCATGTCTGCAACTGTCTATTCCACCATTCTAAAAAAGGAACGTAGAACCGTGAGTGTGCCTCTTTTTCACATATTTATTACAATAAATACTACTAAATACAGCATTACACATAACCACACCACCCATATTGCTGTTAGGTTTATCTCTTTATTACACTCTATAACAACATACATCTTTTTAAAGCAATACTtatcttgtaaaataaataacaaaccttCTAATTCGCTTTCTTGTGACCCTTGTAATGTAGCAACTCCATGGGCTCCACTATAGGAAAACTCTTGAGAGTCCTCAGGTAGAGTTAACAAGGCAAACAATTCATCATTAATGTCACTCCAatctaaaagaaaaatcaattcatATAATTGTACTTCTTGCTACAGAAAACTATAACCTTAATAAATTAAATGTCTAGTTTGAAACCTGCCCCTCCAGCACCATCCCCCTTACACACTCATTTTTTGATAACCTTTCATCATAAGTCCTGACAAACTTTACCATTTAAACAGTAGTTATGTCTGTATATTAATTAACATACCTTCTATTTCCCCTTGTAACTGATTTGCATTCATGTATAAATTATATTGTGAATCTGTAGGCATGGTGAGATTTGCGTATAACTCATCTTCCTCACACTCTGAAACAATAGTTGAAATGTAATAGAGGCTCTGCAGATAGACAAAACgaccaccctgcccccccccactccccaatctATAGATTTacccagaaaagaaaaaataatacctTCACATGCTTTCACACATTGCGAATCTGTCACCTCCTCCTAATAAACACATAATGGTtgatattacatatatatatatatatatatatatatatatatatatatatatatatatatatatatatatattgaagatctatattttaaatagttataGAAGTACTCACATtagcttctgccattctgaagcaGTCTTCTTCTATGGTCAGCCGTGCACAGTGTCTGAGGTTAATTGACCACCAACGTCTTATCAGCTTTTAAACAGCTATATCACACCTTTCCAATAGTGTTGACGTAGAACGTATTCCTACAAACCTATTGGTGTTCCTGAAACCATGCCCCTAAAATTTGCTTTCTGTATAACCAATATCCCCCACCCCTCCTGAGAATTCTAAATGTCCTTTTACCAATAGGAAATAACAACAGACTTCAAAAATTCTTCATTTTGTAGCTTTTATtagaaacacaaaattttacattaACATGCACTTATAATCAAGTTTTGTAACAGTTTGACATATCAGTCTTTTTAAAGATATAGGTGTCTCATCGCATATCTTTTTCATTAATAAGAGTGGTTCCTTTGATTTTTCAATGCTTTCTATAAACGCCTTGACTTCATTTAAGGTGTCtcttgtgaaatataatttactcat contains:
- the LOC116523997 gene encoding uncharacterized protein LOC116523997; amino-acid sequence: MPTDSQYNLYMNANQLQGEIEDWSDINDELFALLTLPEDSQEFSYSGAHGVATLQGSQESELEEWWNRQLQTWFPNISATPVQSGGGPQARTTQGQDITQGSQEMDMQDSDSEQFSADFPRPQSDRQSIAPQQHPSSPAQDLQGMENEPQPSTSRGIQEPVCKKSRMWADIPQRTVTDSDNTSEEDVMSGTQSADEGEALEDSATLSATEIPEVFLERMQAWHRNFENFTATEYYERYRFVNMEYVQSFTQAIDIIHNEIQGLLNRISREIRPNDFIQLRMDAEELGRPLFSVRRHLEDLNADQFLSYVENLLQSNVELLWRNSLEFTVTIVKNREGGGLRKLGTVLFSKVLEKKKQHLIDFNVEGMFLCFAGSLLTLLDNGTSTKQEIITRAVALHKTLGIPTDHRIDFSQIHLFEDYFGITIKIVFYHEGGWRFFVTGGSLEVRVEFMLLHDSHYYGVKNIKGFMGARYFCKMCHTAYHHKFKHDCQYFCRACTGSECRKLPGRSVKCQTCKTLCRSKSCLEMHERLASEGKISCEANVFCSRCGIYVPAPHTECKKVTCGQCDAVVDNLVGHLCFLKRLYKPNIGASYIVYDFECCQETGTHIPNYVYAMDMLDGQEVRKWEWSGVKCLEEFVKTFVQPKFKGSTFIAHNSKSYDGYLILRQLIREKVKVKLLTQGGKLLCITLPMFHIRFIDSLSFLPMKLSKMPKAMGFQGSKGYFPHLFNTTENQEYVGTLPEARYYSPDTMMPGEREDFEKWYAANKDTAFNLKKELAYYCKEDVKILRRACNKFREQVMEMTSRECFTGRGGDILEEREIHCIDPFQYVTLASICMAQYRFMFLKKNTIALAPLDNYQKSKKSFSACSIQWLMYIEHTEGINIQHALQGGEKQVGIYFLDGFAVINGIPTAFEFYGCFFHGCPICYKPQDFNSLLDSTYGMLHARTMAKEDYLHSLGFVVRNIWEHEWSGLMKRDAGLKQFLTDSKIPTPLNPRDAFFGGRTNATCLYYKPKQGEQILYYDFTSLYPFVNKNKMYPIGHPEIIYQNFGDIKQYFGLAKVKVYTPRGLYFPVLPHKAGGKLMFSLCATCTENQQVTECLHNDEERALTGTWCTVELNVALEKGYRIAEIYEVWHFERKSKNLFSGYINMHLRQKQEASGYPDWCRTEEDKERYVRDYEKKEGVLLRREHIEVNPAKRQIAKLFLNSLWGKFGQSTNHMTTSVVTEPEELFQYLFVPYYEVSSCEFLDDEAAVVTWKTAKNQPTKSTCTNVFIASFTTAYARLELYTLLDRLGDRCLYHDTDSVIFISREGAWSPSLGDYLGQLTSEIPPNTSITEFAAVGPKTYGYALSNGATVLKVKGLTLNSANCVKINFETLKELIDDYCLTGGEEKKEIRVQQPGIVRIKKQWALETRVLRKTLKVNYNKRVLNREDYCTLPYGY
- the LOC116523996 gene encoding uncharacterized protein F54H12.2-like, producing MAFIHEASEECIKSELDLFQLAPTQTSIENCTYIEIPPLSALTPNAPLEFFITGHGEHYTDLNNTLLYVSCKIVKADGTDIDDGARVSLVNYPIASLFNQVDVTLGDRVITQSHHCYAYRAIIELVLNYGGDALSTQFSAGGFYKDDATLMENTLLTAAGNSGFRARARHTAGSRKWDLLGPLHSDLFFQDRLLINGVDVSIKLSRSKNEFCLMRDGNENYKVQILGASLFVKRVKVSPGVRLGHAEALLTSNAKYPIDRVGMKVYSIPAGSLVCNQENLFLGQLPKQLVIGFVDNAAFSGNYERNPFNFQHYNVNFCALYCDGEQIPAKPLQPDYEHNLFVREYMQLLQTSGKSMKDRSVLINREEFNNGYTLYCFDLNPDQGCSEHYSLIKNGNLRAEIRFAVPLPNTVNMILYAIFENLIEISHTRNVLYDYM